In Haliaeetus albicilla chromosome 18, bHalAlb1.1, whole genome shotgun sequence, the DNA window CTGGGATTGGCTGGCGTCAGGGATTCAAACCGAAGTGCGGGGCGGTTAGGTTGGGCGGTTGGAGTCAGAGCTCGCGCCGAGCCGGCGGCTCAAGGTGAGTGCGCGGGAAGCGTgagggaggctgaggggaaaCCGGCGGGGTCCCAGCCCCGGTAACCGGTACCGGGCCTTGCACAGGCGGCGGGGTCCCAGTACCGGGCCCCGCCCGGGCCGCGGGGTCCCCCTCACCGGCCGAGGGGAGCCGCCTTCCTGGTGCAGCGCGGGCCGGCGCCCTGGGCGGGCCCGGTGCCGGTTTCCTCAGAGACCTTTTCCCTCGTTGCCTCCCGCTTTGGAGGGCGGCTGTGGGTGCTTTACGGGCTGGCCTTGTTGCTTCGCCCTCCTCGGCCTCTGCCGTGGAGTTGGGCGCGGGGCTAACGATCGTGGTGCTGGTCATTAGGGCACGAAACTGTAGAAGTGCTCCGCGCAATGAATTAAGCGGACTACAAGGAACAGAGGAGGGCCTTTTAGCAGAGAGCTCTTCCACACCTCCTAGTCCACGAAATACAGAAAATCCCGGGATACCTATGTGTCTGTAGAGTCCGTAACTGCGAATAGAGTACTTCAAAGCTTTCCACGGTGGCCTCCTAAGCGTTAAGCTGGTGTGTTGTGTTCCCTCCTGGCACCTCTCCCAACTACGTCTGCACCTGCTCCGAGTGCTAATTCATTAGCCGAGGCTGTCCTGTGTGCCCCAGCAACCTCTTACATTAGCAAAGTAATTTCTGTGTTGCTGAGCTGGAGACTTTCCTCTTCGTTGCTTCTGTTTGTGCCATTGTTGCTACTGTTTGAGGAAAATGCGCTGACTGTCTGAATTTTAACGGCTATTTGTAGTAGGAGCTGTAACTTAAAATGCAGCTaaatttaaaactgtattaaaattcCCCAGAATGATGCTCCTATTTTTAGCTTACGAAGCTCTGAAAACTTGCAGATTTTTAGTGGCCTATATAGTACCAACTCATTCGTAGATAGGGCATGAGCTGTGTTCTGCAGCCTTCCAGAAGGAGAGTGGTTTGTGATCCCTAATCTTGCCTTGGGTTCTGAGCCTCTGTAGTATATTGGAGAATGTTTGAAGCAATAAGATGGGGAGCTATACTGCCTCTCCCTGTGGCTTTGCTATCTGTAAACTGGAGGGTTGAGAATTTTCATTCCCTACGAAAGAATTTAGATGCATATATCTCCATAAAACATAACtcttgatgtatttttttcGTGCAGCTTCTAAAACTTGccttaaaaatcagtatttctgaaGCTGATTCTCTTCTTTGGGCTGGTAACGCGTTGTCTGTTTGGAGGTGGGAAGAAAGGGTTGGGCTGTTTATTTAGCTCTGGTTTCTTGGCAGGGAGATGGAGACTGCGATGCTGAACTTACGGAGTCTGTATGATCAACTTATGCGCCAGGCTGAAGTTTTAAGTGAAGGAAACGAATACCGTAAGTTCTGAAGTGGGATGTCCTGTCTTTGCTGTAAGAATATAAACATGCAAACAAACATTATTAGCTGATATTGAAGAATCCGTTGATGAAGTTATGGATAATAAGACTGCTACAGGTAGTCGgatttgatgttttttttttcattgttgagAAATATGAAGTCATAGGCTGAACTTCCAGGCAGTGCCATGTTCTGCTTGTAGCAAGCTGACTTCATCCACACAGGGTCTCGTGTTCTAGCTCTTCTAGTTGATACTGGCATGAAGGACTTGGTCTGAAAAACTGCAAGATTTCATGAACATCTATAGTGTAGGTGGATTTGCCAAAAGGCTGGCTTCTCTGCTCTTCAGTTGAGAGCAGGTTATATTAATAGATATCTTCTGTCAGTGAAAGGAGAGCTGCTGCgtctcctctgctttcctgggTAGCTAaagatgtttgttttctctccagagTTTATTCAGTTAGCAAAGAACTTTGAAGAGCATCGGAGAAAATTGCAGAAAACGGAGCATGAGCTTGGCAGGTGCAAAGATCTTCTCATGAAAACTGAAGCTGAACGTAGTGCTTTGGATGTGAAGCTGAAACATGCTCGCAATCAAGTGGATGTGGAGATCAAACGAAGGCAAAAAGCTGAAACGGACTGTGAAAAGCTGGTGAGTAATTCTTTTATTACCAGTTAGCTCTTTAGAGTGTGGAGACAAGGTGATTAAACTGCATTGATCTATGGATAATAAGGACTGGCACTCATGATAACTTTTTTCCGGGGAGacagacacatacacacacacacccccacccaacaacaacaacaaattggCTTGGGTCCGTGTAGTAGCCTTCTGCTTTGGTCTGGAAAAAGGCAGCTGGCTGCTGTTTGGAGCTGAGCTGCCATTACTTGTCAGAGCATGGGCTTTGCAGCCATTAGCTGTCTATTGACACAAGTTCTGAGAGCCTGTCTGGCATCTCAAACGCTTGAGATTGGTTCATACAGTAATTAAACGCAGTTTATCCTGTGGCAGCTTCTGCTATTATCTACCTTTACAGGAACGCCAAATACAACTGATTCGAGAGCTGCTCATGTGTGATGCATCCGGGAGTATTCAGCTAAGTGAAGAACAGAAGTCTGCCCTTGCCTTTCTTAACAGGCCACAGGTTTCTATAGGGGGTTCAGGCAacaaaaggtaagaaaaatagcattttgtCTGAGCAATGTAAGTGTCAGATAGCAGTCCAGCCATGTACCTTTGTGACACATATTGCACTCATATCAAcagagttttactttttattccaGTTTGAAATACAGCTCTTCTGAGTCAGTAAGATTGTTCTGGAACCATGGCTGAGTGAAAGCCAAACTGATACAAGTTTCTTCTAATTTTTGATATTTAGGCTGTCTACAATAGATGAATCTGGCTCAATTCTGTCAGACATCAGCTTTGACAAGACTGATGAGTCACTGGTAATGTAACTCAAAGTTCTAAAGTTTTCTTCCACTGTAAAACCTTAGGGGTGTGGGTTAATCTTCAGAGACTGCTTGTGTTTAGATTACTGTAGTATTAAACTGGTAGAGCTGATTTGCATTTCTCTGGTGTGCTATTGGCTAAAACTTAATGAAAGCCCTGGCCAGAGGCTGTATGGTATTTACACTGAGCTAACCAGTGCTGTGTATTTCCCACAGGACTGGGATTCCTCTATGGTGAAAGCTGTCAgactgaaaaggagagagaagcgGGTATGTTCAATTCTTCCCCTTCAAGCCTTAGCTGACACAATGTCACCATCTGTCATCTCGCAGCCACCTATAATGATGTCTGAGCTACTAATCAGAATCAAACTTCAGATGGATGTGCTGCTACTATAATTCAGACCTGCTGTGTATTTAGATTCAAAGTTAATTCTGATGTCATTGTTTGTCTACTGAAAATGACTGGAGTGGAGTTCTGCTTGTCTTGTTCTGTTATGGCCTAGAGTTTGCAAGAAAGCACTTGAAGATTACTAACAGCAACCAGATTAGGGGAAAATGATGTAGgaagttaatatttttctattctgtAAAGGAGCTTGTGCTTTTTCTGGTCTGCTGGTAGTATGCAGTAGGCACAGGTGGGAAAGGACAGCCTGAAATCATCActagcagagctgggaagagtCTGGGACTTGCTTAGTTGCCCTTCtggtttttggtggtttttcttttttttttctctcctcctttctgtctgtcttttctgaaTTGGATTATAAAGCTGGCTATGAAAATGATTTGAAAAAGCAGTATATTGAGGCCTTCTGATTCTTCATGGCAACCTTAAAGTTGCCATGAAGAACTGGTACCGTGGAAGAACTTAAAGTGTCTGTGGTGTGTGCAGGCAATTGTTCAGTCCTCCTAGTTATACTGAACTAGTATAACACCAAGTTAACAGCATATCTGCTTCATAGACAAAAATATATGGTATCTTTTCAGCGGTCTTCCAGGCAGTTCATTGAAGGCCCGCCAGGTCCTCAGAAGAAAACTCGATCAATTGGCTCCACAGTGGACCAGGTATGGAGGTTCCAGCTGGGTTTGTGTGCATTTATAGTAGTTGGTCATATTACATACCTGTTTCTAGGGCCAACAAACTAGAAAATCCCATGTCCTGTCAGTATTGCTGTCACTAACcacatattttttcattacaggGAAATGAATCCATAGTAGCAAAGACAACTGTCATGGTCCCCAATGATGGTGGCCCAATTGAAGCTATCTCTACTATCCAGACTGTGCCTTATAGTCTGAGAAGCCGGAGGAAGAGTGGTAGGTGTCATGTCTCCATTTGTTCCAGTCCTGAAGCAACTACTTAGTAGGCTGGAGGCTATCCTGAAATGTTGCAGTTACCTCCTCGAGGATCTAGGCAGCTGCCTCTGGTTTATGATGCACTtggttttaaagcaaaatatgcGGGGTGGAGGGTGACTCCATTCAGTCAAcactcttccttttctgtctttcaggtcCTTTGCAGCCTTGGAGCAGCGAGTCAAGCATTGGCAGTAAGCAGCTGGAATCCAAACCGGAGACTGATGGCTCTGGCACCCCACAGAACAATGGGGGAGTGAGGCTGCATGAATTTGTTTCAAAGACGGTAGGTCTATAGGCAGGAAGAACTTGGAAAAGCAtctccttccatttttaaatatgtgtgtgtgtgtgtgatatCAAGCTATTGAGAAGAGGCTAGCAACCATTATATCTCAAGTCAATATTAACTGTACCAGTTACCTGCATGGATCAGGCAATATGTTATCCTATATGCTTATCCAGTTTAAGTCTTGCTGAGTTACTATGCTGCACTAATCTCTTCCCATCTGTATGCTCTGAATCATTAGGTTATCAAGCCAGAATCGTGTGTTCCATGTGGAAAGAGAGTAAAATTTGGAAAAATCTGTCTGAAGTGCAGAGATTGCCGTGTGGTCACTCATCCAGAGTGTCGTGACCGCTGCCCTCTTCCCTGTATCCCCACCTTGACAGGCACTCCTGTGAGAATTGGAGATGTAAGTCTGTAGGGTGAGCTTGGGGCAGCACAGCTGCCAACACGAACGGACTAATGTTTGGTTAGAGTTAGAATGTGCTTAGGCTCCAACAAGTCTGCCTTCTACAGAAGAGCTCCTGTTGCTCAGAGCTGCATAATAAGATGCAAATGAGCTTGCTAATGTATCATTCAATAACCAGGGTAGTGGGTGGTAGGGATGCAATGTTAGGAGGGTGTTGAGTTGGGAACATGGCAGCTCTGGGTAGGCAATCCTGCAGCATTGTGCTGATGGATGTagtgttgctcttctctgggctgatgaagaagaaaatatttgttttttaagcctAGATCTCGCTGTGAATTCCTGAGAGAGTATTTTCCATGTCTTGAAGacttgagtattttttttttttttccccttctgcctcTTAGGGGACCTTGATGGACTTCGTCCCTTCTACTCCTCCAATGATCCCTTCCATCATAGTGCACTGTGTTAATGAGATCGAGCAGCGAGGGCTGCATGaggtaaaatgaaaatgaggtgTGAAACAGTGCTAATGAAATGGGTTGTGGTGTTAGGGAAACAAATTGTTAATCTAAACATCTCGTATTTATGGTGTGTGTATAGTGCTGCTCAGTGGGTGACTCTGAGTGAACAACAGTGTCTGTGTAGAGTGCTCAGGTGTGGAGAGAAAGTGGGAGTGGAAGAACGTCAGCTTTATATGTGCAGTTGATATTCTGCCTCTAAGCAATGCTTTCTGTTAACAGACGGGCCTTTACCGGATATCTGGCTGTGACAAGACAGTGAGGGAACTGAAAGAGAAGTTTCTTAGAgcaaaaaatattcctttgctCAGTAAAGTGGATGATATCCATGCTATCTGTGGCCTTCTTAAGGACTTTCTACGCAGCCTGAAAGAACCCCTTCTCACTTTCCGGTTAAACAAGACTTTTATGGAAGCTGCAGGTAAGGAGTTGCTAAATAACATCTCCAACTCTTTCCCTAGGCTTGATGGCTGCAGGTTTAGCTTTAGCATGCACTGGCAGACCTCAGTGCTCTGTGGAGGCCTCACACTTGCAGCTGTGTTGATGATGTGCAATATGCTGGGAAGATCTCTCTTCTACTGTACTgttttggaagaggaaagaaacaagTTCTAGTGCTTGGGCAGGATACCAAATTATTACAAATGGCATGTGAAGTTTCTGGTTTCCTTGTTTCTCAGGCTAGCTATTGCTGTGAGGGGAATATTACAGCTGTGCCTCTGGGACCACTTTCTGAGacctaaactttttttttttttccccagaaatctTGGATGAGGACAACAGTGTCGCTGCTATGTACCAAGCAGTTGGTGAACTTCCTCAGGCCAATAGGGACACCCTAGCTTTCCTCATGATCCACCTGCAGAGGTATGTCCAAATGGACTGGTAGTTCTGAAAAGGGGATGTTGCCACTGGTGCTTTCTCTACTTGGCTCTTGTTACTGCTTGTGAGCATAAAgtcttcattttggaaaaaacctGCTTATTCAGAGGCTGAAGTGTGTGTGGGACAAGGGAAGTTGTATGAAAAGCAAAGGGGAGAAGCTACATTCTCTCtttgttaataattttttttaatacagggTGGCTCAGAGCCCGGAGACTAAAATGGACATTACCAACTTGGCCAAAGTCTTTGGCCCCACAATAGTTGCCCATGCGGTACCTGATCCTGACCCTATGACGCTTCTGCAAGACACTAAACGGCAACCCAAGGTAGGTCAGCAGAAAGGACTGGCTTGGGTGAATGTATCCCATTTAGAGAATTCAAATGAATTGCTGGAGGGAGCTGAGGTGATGCCTGTCTGGTGTCAATGTATCAAAGCTGCCTGCCGCTTTGTAACATCAGCTACTTGTGGGTGTCTCTGTAGGTAGTGGAGCGTCTTCTGCTGTTGCCTATGGACTACTGGAGTCAGTTGATGATGGTGGAGCAAGAAAACATTGACCCAGCGCATGTAATTGAAAACGTCAATGCCTACTCCACTCCACAGACTCCAGATGTTAAAGGTAACACCTGGGGTGCTGCTCTATtggctgtgcagctgctgtattaaaaataatgtccCTTGATCAAAGCTATTTGCGAGGATGTTGGAGCTAGTCATTCCTGTATGCTTTATGAaggaagatggaagaaaagcatGCCAGGAAATACCAGATTTGTCTAGTATTTTTGACAGATGCTAGGGAATGTCTAATGTTCCTTGCATGGCAATGAAAACTTCAGCTGTCCTCACGTTGCTCActttgctgcctctttttttgACAGTGAGCATGCTTGGACCTCTCACTACTCCGGAACAGCAGCTCTCCAAGACACCATCGTCAAGCTCCCTGTCCCAAAAGGTCCGGTCTACCTTCAGCAAAACCACCCCCAAGTAAGTGCCATGGAGTGCTATCATGGAGATGGGAAGACTGCAGGTTGTTTGGGTGTTCAAGGAGAACTAAAAATAGACTTTTGGACCCAGTTCTGGGAGCAGCTTGGATTTACTACTCTGTCAACTCTCCCTTAATCAGTACTGTAGTAATAGTGCCAGCTGCATAATGGTTAATGAGTGTCGTCATATGGTAGGGAGAGGAACACTTTGTTTAGGAGGTGGGTAAAATTTGGGTGAATGACCTCTGGGAACGGGAAAGTGTTAGACCTCTATATCCCAAATCCGAAACCTGATATTTTTCTACTTCTCTTGAACTAGATTTGGGAGCAAAAGCAAGTCAACAACCCAGCTTGGGCATCAGGGCAACTTTTTTGCCTCTCCTCTGCTGAAGTGAAGTGGACCTGGGAGTTAATGTCGTCCTAGCATTTGCACACTAATATGCACGAGTACAATAAGCGCAAGTCCTTTCCGCAGCCCTTGGCAGTTTATGTAATaagatcctttttcttttatccttcAGCTTAACCGAGACTTTTAATGGGATTTTATTGtgcaatgtatttttattatctaATTATCTAATGCTGTGCTGAATTTAGTATTGGTGAAGAAAGTAACTAGCAGGATTTGTTCAAAGcgttaataaaaaaaaatgctagagGAACATATTGACACTTTTCTATAACATCCAGTCTTCTACCCATAGGAAGTGGAACAGTCATACAAGGATCATAAGTTTC includes these proteins:
- the RACGAP1 gene encoding rac GTPase-activating protein 1, whose amino-acid sequence is METAMLNLRSLYDQLMRQAEVLSEGNEYQFIQLAKNFEEHRRKLQKTEHELGRCKDLLMKTEAERSALDVKLKHARNQVDVEIKRRQKAETDCEKLERQIQLIRELLMCDASGSIQLSEEQKSALAFLNRPQVSIGGSGNKRLSTIDESGSILSDISFDKTDESLDWDSSMVKAVRLKRREKRRSSRQFIEGPPGPQKKTRSIGSTVDQGNESIVAKTTVMVPNDGGPIEAISTIQTVPYSLRSRRKSGPLQPWSSESSIGSKQLESKPETDGSGTPQNNGGVRLHEFVSKTVIKPESCVPCGKRVKFGKICLKCRDCRVVTHPECRDRCPLPCIPTLTGTPVRIGDGTLMDFVPSTPPMIPSIIVHCVNEIEQRGLHETGLYRISGCDKTVRELKEKFLRAKNIPLLSKVDDIHAICGLLKDFLRSLKEPLLTFRLNKTFMEAAEILDEDNSVAAMYQAVGELPQANRDTLAFLMIHLQRVAQSPETKMDITNLAKVFGPTIVAHAVPDPDPMTLLQDTKRQPKVVERLLLLPMDYWSQLMMVEQENIDPAHVIENVNAYSTPQTPDVKVSMLGPLTTPEQQLSKTPSSSSLSQKVRSTFSKTTPKFGSKSKSTTQLGHQGNFFASPLLK